One genomic region from Prevotella sp. Rep29 encodes:
- a CDS encoding cyclophilin-like fold protein — protein METKEMTKTAFIHRLIMLVTALVIISCSSDETQAQTPNDETMTQKMYITIGGKTASVTLADNSATQALVEKLQQAPVTVTLNSSGGFEIWGPLGFSLPTSNERINAQPGDVILYSGDNICIFYGTNSWTYTRLGKIDNLTASELTTFLKAGENNISVTLSLSRTT, from the coding sequence ATGGAAACGAAGGAAATGACGAAAACAGCATTCATTCATCGCCTGATAATGTTGGTTACGGCTCTGGTTATCATCTCGTGCAGCAGTGACGAGACACAGGCGCAGACCCCAAACGATGAGACTATGACACAAAAAATGTATATTACAATCGGCGGCAAGACGGCGTCAGTGACGCTTGCCGACAACAGTGCCACGCAAGCACTTGTGGAAAAACTTCAGCAAGCTCCTGTCACGGTGACGCTCAATTCGAGCGGTGGCTTTGAAATCTGGGGTCCCCTGGGGTTCTCGTTGCCAACGAGCAACGAACGGATAAATGCCCAGCCAGGTGATGTCATCCTTTACAGCGGCGATAACATCTGTATCTTCTATGGCACAAACTCATGGACTTATACTCGCTTAGGAAAGATTGACAATCTGACAGCAAGCGAACTGACGACATTCCTCAAAGCAGGCGAGAACAACATCAGCGTCACCTTGTCGTTGAGTAGAACAACGTGA
- the glyA gene encoding serine hydroxymethyltransferase produces MKRDNQIFELIEKEHQRQLKGIELIASENFVSDQVMEAMGSYLTNKYAEGYPGKRYYGGCQVVDQVEQLAIDRVCELFGAEYANVQPHSGAQANAAVLLAVLKPGDTFMGMNLDHGGHLSHGSHVNTSGILYKPVGYNLKKETGRVDYDEMEQLAIEHKPKLIIGGGSAYSREWDYKRMREIADKVGALLMIDMAHPAGLIAAGLLENPVKYAHIVTSTTHKTLRGPRGGIILMGKDFENPWGLTTPKGQVKMMSQILNSAVFPGQQGGPLEHVIAAKAVAFGEALQPEFKEWAKQVQKNAQVLAEELVKRGFGIVSGGTDNHSMLVDLRSKYPELTGKVAENALVAADITVNKNMVPFDTRSAFQTSGIRLGTPAITTRGVKEDMMPVIADLIEEVLNAPENEEVIASVRARVNEMMKDYPLFAY; encoded by the coding sequence ATGAAAAGAGACAACCAGATTTTTGAACTGATTGAAAAAGAGCATCAGCGCCAGTTGAAAGGCATTGAGCTGATTGCCAGTGAGAATTTTGTAAGCGATCAGGTAATGGAAGCTATGGGTTCCTACCTGACCAATAAGTATGCTGAGGGCTATCCTGGCAAGCGTTATTATGGCGGTTGTCAAGTAGTTGACCAGGTTGAGCAACTCGCTATCGACCGCGTTTGTGAGTTGTTTGGTGCTGAGTATGCTAACGTTCAGCCACACTCCGGCGCACAAGCCAATGCGGCTGTTCTCCTCGCCGTACTGAAGCCCGGCGATACGTTCATGGGTATGAACCTCGACCACGGCGGTCACCTCTCACACGGTTCGCACGTGAACACCAGCGGTATCCTCTACAAGCCCGTGGGTTACAATCTGAAAAAGGAAACAGGACGCGTGGACTATGACGAGATGGAGCAGCTTGCCATCGAGCACAAGCCCAAACTGATTATTGGTGGTGGCTCGGCATACAGCCGCGAATGGGATTACAAACGCATGCGCGAAATAGCCGACAAGGTGGGAGCATTGCTCATGATTGACATGGCTCACCCTGCCGGACTCATTGCTGCCGGACTGTTGGAAAACCCCGTTAAATATGCACACATCGTGACATCTACGACTCATAAGACTTTGCGTGGACCACGCGGAGGTATCATCCTGATGGGCAAAGACTTTGAGAACCCATGGGGACTGACCACTCCGAAGGGACAGGTGAAGATGATGAGCCAGATACTCAATTCTGCCGTATTCCCAGGTCAGCAAGGCGGACCGCTGGAGCATGTTATCGCTGCAAAGGCAGTTGCTTTCGGCGAGGCACTGCAGCCTGAGTTCAAGGAATGGGCTAAACAGGTGCAGAAGAATGCGCAGGTATTGGCAGAGGAACTCGTAAAGCGCGGATTCGGTATCGTCAGCGGTGGTACAGACAACCACTCCATGCTGGTTGACCTCCGTTCGAAATATCCCGAACTGACTGGTAAGGTGGCTGAGAATGCACTCGTTGCTGCCGACATCACGGTCAACAAAAACATGGTTCCGTTCGATACGCGCTCTGCATTCCAGACCAGCGGTATTCGTCTCGGTACTCCTGCCATCACCACTCGTGGCGTGAAGGAAGACATGATGCCAGTCATTGCCGACCTCATTGAGGAAGTGCTCAACGCTCCTGAGAATGAAGAGGTAATTGCAAGCGTTCGCGCACGTGTCAATGAGATGATGAAAGACTATCCCCTGTTCGCTTATTAA
- the lepA gene encoding translation elongation factor 4 — protein sequence MNNIRNFCIIAHIDHGKSTLADRLLEYTNTIQITEGQMLDDMDLEKERGITIKSHAIQMEYAYTKDGKTEPYILNLIDTPGHVDFSYEVSRSIAACEGALLVVDATQGVQAQTISNLYMAIDQDLEIIPVINKIDMPSAMPDEVEDEIIDLIGCDRSEIIRASGKTGEGVEDILNAVVERVPHPDGNAEAPLQALIFDSVFNSFRGIIAYFKIENGVIRKGDKVKFFNTGMEYDADEVGVLKMDMIPRKEMSAGEVGYIISGIKNAKEVQVGDTITHVARPCEKAIEGFQEVKPMVFAGVYPIDPTDYENLRASLEKLQLNDASLSFMPESSVALGFGFRCGFLGLLHMEIIQERLDREFDMDVITTVPNVSYMVYDKQGGVKEVHNPSGLPDQTLIDHIEEPYIKATVISDANYIGPIMKLCLDKRGELIKQEYVSGNRVELHFYLPLGEIVIDFYDKLKSISKGYASFDYHISGFRPSHLAKLDILLNGEPVDALSTLTHHDNAVAFGRRMCEKLKELIPRQQFDIAIQAAIGAKIIARETVKQVRKDVTAKCYGGDVSRKRKLLEKQKRGKKRMKQIGNVEVPQKAFLAVLKLD from the coding sequence ATGAATAACATAAGGAATTTCTGTATCATTGCGCATATTGACCATGGCAAATCGACCCTGGCTGACCGCTTGCTGGAGTACACCAACACGATTCAGATTACCGAGGGACAGATGCTCGACGACATGGATCTGGAGAAAGAGCGTGGCATCACCATCAAGAGCCATGCCATTCAGATGGAATATGCCTATACAAAAGACGGGAAGACAGAGCCCTATATTCTGAATCTGATTGACACTCCGGGACATGTGGATTTTTCCTACGAAGTGTCGCGAAGCATTGCTGCGTGTGAGGGAGCATTGCTGGTGGTCGATGCCACACAGGGCGTTCAGGCGCAGACCATCTCCAACCTCTACATGGCAATCGACCAGGATTTGGAAATCATCCCCGTCATCAACAAGATAGACATGCCAAGCGCCATGCCCGATGAGGTAGAGGATGAAATCATTGACCTGATAGGTTGCGACCGCTCCGAGATTATCCGTGCTTCGGGCAAGACTGGCGAAGGAGTGGAAGACATCCTTAACGCTGTGGTCGAACGCGTGCCGCATCCAGATGGAAACGCAGAAGCGCCCCTGCAGGCGCTGATATTCGACTCGGTGTTCAACTCGTTTCGGGGCATCATCGCCTATTTCAAAATAGAAAACGGCGTCATCAGGAAAGGTGACAAGGTGAAATTCTTCAACACGGGAATGGAATACGATGCTGACGAAGTGGGAGTTCTGAAGATGGATATGATTCCCCGCAAAGAGATGTCAGCAGGCGAAGTGGGGTATATCATCAGTGGTATAAAAAACGCAAAGGAAGTACAGGTCGGTGACACCATCACCCATGTGGCACGCCCTTGCGAAAAAGCTATTGAGGGATTCCAGGAAGTGAAGCCAATGGTCTTTGCAGGTGTGTATCCGATAGACCCTACTGACTACGAAAACCTGCGGGCTTCACTCGAAAAACTGCAGCTCAACGATGCATCGCTCTCATTCATGCCCGAATCGTCCGTGGCATTAGGCTTCGGTTTCCGCTGCGGATTCCTCGGATTGCTGCACATGGAGATTATCCAGGAACGGCTCGACCGCGAATTCGACATGGATGTGATTACGACGGTTCCTAACGTGTCATATATGGTTTATGACAAGCAGGGTGGGGTAAAGGAAGTGCACAATCCTTCCGGACTTCCCGACCAGACACTCATCGACCATATCGAAGAGCCCTACATCAAAGCGACCGTCATCTCCGATGCCAACTATATCGGACCTATCATGAAACTGTGTCTGGATAAACGCGGGGAACTCATCAAGCAAGAATATGTAAGCGGCAATCGGGTAGAATTGCATTTCTATCTGCCGCTGGGCGAGATTGTGATTGATTTCTACGATAAACTGAAATCCATATCAAAGGGCTACGCATCATTTGACTACCATATATCGGGATTCCGTCCGTCGCATCTTGCCAAACTCGACATTCTGCTCAACGGCGAGCCCGTCGATGCACTGTCAACGCTGACGCACCACGACAATGCCGTCGCTTTCGGCAGACGGATGTGTGAGAAACTGAAGGAACTGATTCCGCGCCAGCAGTTTGATATTGCGATACAGGCTGCCATCGGTGCAAAGATTATTGCGCGTGAAACGGTCAAGCAGGTGAGAAAGGACGTCACGGCGAAGTGTTATGGCGGTGACGTGTCTCGTAAGCGCAAACTACTTGAGAAACAGAAACGGGGAAAGAAGCGCATGAAGCAGATTGGTAATGTGGAAGTGCCGCAAAAAGCCTTCCTCGCCGTTCTGAAACTCGACTAA
- a CDS encoding Crp/Fnr family transcriptional regulator, giving the protein MRRLPRNTRDVARELARKYSTMTHEELDILEQILVPMKFAKGEMILREGEVCKHIYHIDRGLVRQFYYKADKELTEHIGIDNSIVMCIESLFREEPTYLQIEALEPTVIYALPKKRLEEVALHNVNIQILYRKILEESLILSQVHADLVRFETAYDRYMKMCRLMPQVVLRAPLIYIASYLQMTPETLSRVRASKAPE; this is encoded by the coding sequence ATGAGAAGATTGCCAAGAAATACACGGGATGTTGCGCGCGAACTGGCACGTAAGTACAGTACGATGACGCATGAAGAACTCGACATTCTCGAGCAGATTCTCGTGCCCATGAAATTTGCAAAAGGCGAGATGATTCTCCGTGAAGGTGAGGTGTGCAAGCACATCTATCACATTGACAGAGGACTTGTACGGCAATTTTATTATAAGGCGGATAAGGAGTTGACCGAACATATCGGCATCGACAATTCCATCGTGATGTGTATCGAAAGTCTTTTCCGCGAGGAACCAACCTACCTGCAGATTGAGGCTTTGGAACCGACGGTTATCTATGCACTTCCTAAAAAGCGTTTGGAAGAGGTAGCCCTGCACAATGTGAACATCCAGATTCTATATCGTAAGATATTGGAGGAGTCGCTGATTCTCTCCCAGGTACATGCCGACCTTGTGCGTTTCGAGACTGCCTACGACCGATATATGAAAATGTGCCGGCTGATGCCGCAGGTCGTCTTGCGTGCACCGCTGATTTATATTGCCAGCTATCTGCAGATGACTCCCGAGACACTCAGCCGCGTCAGGGCAAGCAAGGCTCCGGAGTAA
- a CDS encoding AMP-binding protein, translated as MEQIPCFNSIIEQSIISNWDRDALTDYKGATLQFHDVARKIEKLHILFENSGVERGDKIALCGRNSSQWAVAFLATLTYGAVAVPILHEFTPDQVHNIVNHSDAKLLFVGDVVATVVDPTKMPGLEGIINNPDYSLLLSRSDKLTYAREHLNEMFGKKFPKYFRKEHVHYYKEESPDEMAMINYTSGTTGFSKGVMIPYRALWSNYDFAEHVLGDKIKCGDNVLSILPMAHMYGMAFEFIFEFLHGCHVFYLNRIPSPAIIAQAFAEVRPAIIIAVPLVIEKIIRKKVFPKIQNNRMRLLLGMPVVNKKVNQKICDQVVAAFGGNFHEVIIGGAAFNQEVEQFMHRIEFPYTVGYGATECAPIICYSGWKDFVPGSCGRAALHMEVKIVSPDPKNIPGEILARGLNVMLGYYKNEEATREALDSEGWYHTGDLGTMDANGNVFIKGRSKNMLLGANGQNIYPEEIEDKLNSMTMVAESVVIQEGEKLVGLVHPDYDEAKNLGLNDEDLQNIMEQNRQELNEVLPSYSKLSAIRLRQEEFEKTPKKSIKRFLYQKASLF; from the coding sequence ATGGAACAAATACCTTGCTTCAACTCGATCATAGAACAGAGCATCATCAGCAACTGGGACAGAGACGCACTGACCGATTACAAAGGGGCAACCCTGCAGTTTCACGACGTGGCACGCAAGATAGAGAAACTGCATATCCTGTTTGAGAACAGCGGTGTCGAGCGTGGCGACAAGATAGCACTCTGCGGACGGAACAGTTCACAATGGGCGGTAGCGTTCCTCGCCACACTGACTTACGGAGCAGTTGCCGTGCCCATCCTACACGAATTCACGCCAGACCAAGTGCATAACATCGTCAACCACAGCGATGCCAAACTGCTTTTCGTGGGCGATGTCGTTGCGACAGTTGTTGACCCGACCAAAATGCCGGGACTCGAAGGCATCATCAACAATCCCGACTACTCGCTGCTACTCTCCCGCTCCGACAAACTAACCTATGCGAGAGAACACCTCAATGAGATGTTCGGCAAGAAATTTCCTAAATATTTTAGAAAGGAACACGTACATTATTATAAAGAAGAGTCGCCCGATGAGATGGCGATGATTAACTATACCAGTGGAACGACAGGCTTTTCGAAAGGAGTGATGATTCCTTATCGCGCCCTTTGGAGCAATTACGATTTTGCGGAGCATGTGTTGGGCGACAAGATTAAATGTGGCGATAACGTGCTGAGCATCCTTCCGATGGCACACATGTACGGAATGGCGTTCGAGTTTATCTTCGAATTCCTGCACGGATGCCATGTGTTCTATCTCAACCGCATCCCCTCGCCAGCCATCATCGCACAGGCATTTGCCGAAGTGCGCCCGGCAATCATCATTGCCGTACCGCTTGTGATTGAGAAAATCATTCGAAAGAAAGTTTTCCCGAAGATTCAGAACAATCGTATGCGCCTGTTGCTCGGAATGCCTGTCGTCAACAAGAAAGTCAACCAGAAAATCTGTGACCAGGTGGTTGCAGCTTTTGGCGGCAACTTCCACGAAGTCATCATTGGCGGCGCGGCATTCAATCAAGAGGTGGAACAGTTCATGCACCGCATAGAATTCCCCTACACTGTGGGCTATGGTGCTACGGAATGTGCACCGATTATTTGCTATAGCGGATGGAAAGACTTTGTTCCCGGCTCATGTGGGCGGGCAGCCTTGCACATGGAGGTGAAGATTGTGAGCCCTGATCCGAAGAACATTCCCGGAGAAATCCTTGCGAGAGGACTCAACGTGATGCTCGGTTATTACAAAAACGAAGAAGCAACGCGTGAGGCTCTTGACAGTGAAGGATGGTATCACACGGGAGATTTGGGAACGATGGATGCCAATGGAAACGTCTTTATAAAGGGACGTTCAAAGAATATGCTGTTGGGCGCCAACGGACAGAATATTTACCCGGAAGAGATTGAAGACAAACTCAACTCCATGACAATGGTTGCGGAAAGCGTGGTCATACAGGAAGGTGAAAAGCTGGTAGGACTGGTGCATCCCGACTATGACGAGGCAAAGAACCTGGGACTGAACGATGAAGACCTGCAGAACATCATGGAGCAGAACCGGCAGGAGCTTAACGAAGTGTTGCCGTCTTACAGCAAACTTTCAGCCATCCGCCTGCGCCAAGAAGAGTTCGAAAAGACACCGAAGAAGAGCATCAAGCGCTTCCTCTATCAGAAAGCAAGCCTTTTCTAA
- a CDS encoding AMP-binding protein — protein MQNTQSFNAYIQKSIIDNWDHDALTDYKGVTLQYKDVARKIEKLHILFEKSGVEKGDKIAMCGRNSAHWAVSFLATLTYGAVAVPILHEFNAEQIHNIVNHSDAKLLFVGDVVATTIVPDEMPALEGIVYNPDFSLLVSRSEQLSYAREHLNELFGRKYPKMFSKEDVSYHKDEAEELALINYTSGTTGFSKGVMLPYRALWGNTEFCLNRLGQHLPKGCNTLSILPMAHMYGMAIEFLFPFCFGSHLFFLTRLPSPAIIAQAFDDVKPAIVISVPLIIEKIIRKKVFPRIQTNAVRLMLNMPVVNKKVKQKICEQVIKAFGGNMYEVIVGGAALNKEVEHFLKSIDFPLTVGYGATECAPLISYSDYKDFHVGSCGTPVDRMEVRILSNDPENVPGEIITRGANVMLGYYKNEEATQQALDEEGWYHTGDLGTMAADGHIFIRGRIKNMLLGSNGQNVYPEEIEDKLNSMAMVMESVIIQRGDKLIALVHPDFDEASAMGFSNDDLKNIMEQNRQTLNSKLPAYCKLSSIELHATEFEKTPKKSIKRYLYQN, from the coding sequence ATGCAAAACACGCAGAGCTTTAATGCTTATATACAAAAAAGCATCATAGACAATTGGGATCATGATGCGCTGACCGATTATAAAGGAGTCACGTTACAGTATAAAGACGTGGCGCGTAAGATTGAGAAACTGCATATTCTTTTTGAGAAAAGCGGTGTGGAGAAAGGCGACAAGATTGCCATGTGCGGAAGAAACAGTGCCCACTGGGCTGTTTCGTTCCTTGCCACGCTGACTTATGGTGCCGTAGCAGTGCCTATTCTCCATGAATTCAATGCAGAGCAGATTCATAACATCGTCAATCACAGTGATGCGAAGTTGCTGTTTGTGGGCGATGTTGTCGCTACGACAATCGTGCCCGACGAGATGCCTGCCCTTGAGGGTATCGTCTATAACCCCGATTTCTCGCTGCTTGTCTCCCGCTCCGAGCAACTCTCTTATGCCCGGGAGCATCTGAACGAACTCTTCGGAAGGAAATATCCTAAGATGTTTTCGAAGGAGGATGTGAGTTATCATAAGGACGAGGCGGAAGAGTTGGCACTGATTAACTATACCAGCGGAACGACAGGATTCTCGAAAGGTGTGATGCTTCCTTACAGGGCACTGTGGGGAAATACCGAATTCTGTCTGAACAGATTAGGACAGCATCTGCCGAAAGGCTGCAACACGCTGAGCATTCTGCCGATGGCACACATGTACGGAATGGCAATCGAGTTTCTGTTCCCATTCTGCTTCGGAAGCCATCTGTTCTTCCTGACACGTCTCCCCTCACCTGCTATCATTGCGCAGGCGTTTGATGATGTCAAGCCAGCAATCGTTATCTCAGTGCCGCTGATTATCGAAAAGATTATCCGCAAGAAAGTGTTCCCGAGGATTCAGACCAATGCCGTGCGCTTGATGCTGAACATGCCGGTGGTAAACAAAAAAGTGAAGCAGAAAATCTGTGAACAGGTTATCAAGGCGTTTGGCGGCAACATGTACGAGGTGATTGTCGGTGGTGCCGCGCTGAACAAGGAAGTGGAGCATTTCCTGAAGAGCATTGATTTTCCTCTGACCGTCGGTTATGGCGCAACGGAATGTGCACCGCTTATATCCTACAGCGACTATAAAGACTTCCATGTGGGCAGTTGCGGAACGCCCGTTGACCGCATGGAAGTGCGGATATTGAGCAATGATCCGGAGAATGTGCCTGGCGAGATTATTACAAGAGGTGCGAATGTGATGCTGGGATATTACAAGAACGAGGAAGCGACGCAACAGGCACTCGACGAAGAGGGCTGGTATCATACGGGAGACTTGGGAACAATGGCTGCCGACGGACACATATTCATACGTGGACGCATCAAGAACATGCTGCTCGGCTCCAACGGACAGAACGTATATCCCGAAGAAATCGAAGACAAGCTCAATTCGATGGCAATGGTCATGGAAAGCGTCATCATACAGCGGGGCGACAAACTCATCGCATTGGTTCATCCCGATTTCGACGAAGCCAGTGCAATGGGATTCTCCAACGACGACCTGAAGAATATCATGGAACAGAACAGGCAAACGCTGAACAGCAAACTGCCCGCATACTGCAAGTTGAGTTCAATAGAACTTCATGCTACCGAATTTGAAAAGACGCCCAAAAAGAGCATCAAGCGTTACCTATACCAAAACTAA
- a CDS encoding leucine-rich repeat domain-containing protein, which yields MRKLLLAVSVALLSALTATAQTTSWDDGNFTFTNSAGSPIVSVRASSTGISGDIVIPSQVSHGGNTYSVAEIEMQGFAECRDITSVKIPSSVTDIYGGAFYDCQGLVSADLSECSITEVLGEMFMNCYRLTSVSLPETVTTIQMNAFESCGITSLDFLPVNVTNISDEAFANCKIGYIKVANWTTIGYNAFAGQRSELTVDFSDFQDVPDFVQDLWESPFSSSPHTDSEGQSRLGCLRVIVPVGCVSKYLSNLAMGTIPYHNYRVKFKLGTHSGDTPAAVDYTLYNITPQQRLIATSSWKNDYLCFRPEVIIDEATVSYPVPLVSAKPTVFEDEGSTSASAKSKRIVNISPSAAPPGEFEEEASYVYSNTVDVWDETSHAATPILVSSKEEEVRGVMGDEVAIENPNAFFTGYSFSGTDPANYPQSLMPYSIHSFHANAGSSEVEQIGRRPVGDGIVPCNTGIIIDFPKPATYLVPPALYVGDEGPIIARYNMSLSETEFENVLTNKTWERVENAAAVYGGDWNVYYWADLRHPVSTNPLKFKFYEWGDGVRVDHIRDSINNHQYLSCKELTWEDLKNDNITWYASEEYWPDVDQLYQDQATISAHFNANHNSATDHNVIIGTPDRYPLFPYWAASPYPSDAAHDDPNHPDVSERFSGDTSDPLNFKYAEYGRMGTGYTASSNGNYGRFFNFATQKDINGNDATLDSDIEYINFGVSKGYFVQVKSEPALDGSQSKWTQPNRAYFSISRFHMPHLFDNTSDGKLAIFIEGTDSEPTGIRTIDEVTPATHADAWYTLQGVRLAKKPTTNGIYIHNGKKIVIK from the coding sequence ATGAGAAAACTTCTACTTGCAGTGAGTGTTGCCTTGCTGTCGGCATTGACCGCAACGGCACAAACAACATCATGGGATGATGGCAATTTCACATTTACCAATTCAGCGGGGTCACCAATTGTGAGCGTCAGAGCATCTTCAACTGGCATCAGTGGAGACATTGTGATTCCCTCTCAAGTCAGTCACGGAGGGAACACCTATTCTGTCGCGGAAATAGAAATGCAGGGATTTGCAGAATGCAGGGACATCACTTCCGTAAAAATACCCAGCTCTGTTACCGACATCTATGGGGGGGCTTTTTATGATTGCCAGGGTCTTGTCAGTGCAGATTTGTCAGAATGCAGTATTACAGAGGTGCTAGGTGAAATGTTTATGAATTGTTACAGACTGACTTCTGTCTCTTTACCCGAAACGGTGACGACTATTCAGATGAACGCTTTTGAAAGTTGCGGCATCACGTCTTTAGATTTTCTCCCCGTCAATGTTACAAACATTTCAGATGAAGCATTTGCTAATTGCAAGATTGGCTATATCAAGGTAGCCAACTGGACAACGATTGGCTACAATGCCTTTGCGGGACAGAGAAGCGAACTTACCGTTGATTTCAGCGATTTCCAAGACGTGCCGGATTTTGTGCAAGACCTTTGGGAATCTCCCTTTAGCTCCAGCCCCCATACAGACAGCGAGGGGCAGAGTCGGTTGGGATGCCTGCGCGTTATTGTTCCGGTAGGTTGTGTCTCCAAGTACCTTTCCAACCTGGCAATGGGGACGATTCCTTATCACAACTATCGCGTGAAATTCAAGCTCGGCACCCATTCGGGTGACACACCGGCTGCGGTGGATTACACCTTATATAATATAACACCACAGCAGCGGCTCATTGCCACCAGTTCGTGGAAGAATGACTATCTTTGTTTCCGTCCTGAAGTAATCATTGATGAAGCAACCGTGAGTTATCCTGTACCTCTTGTATCGGCGAAGCCCACTGTTTTCGAAGATGAAGGAAGCACGTCTGCCTCAGCGAAAAGCAAGCGGATTGTCAATATCTCTCCAAGTGCAGCTCCTCCAGGCGAATTTGAAGAGGAGGCATCATACGTATATAGCAACACGGTAGATGTCTGGGACGAGACTTCCCATGCAGCCACGCCCATTCTTGTGTCAAGCAAAGAAGAGGAAGTGCGAGGTGTGATGGGAGATGAAGTGGCGATAGAAAACCCGAACGCGTTCTTCACCGGCTACAGCTTCAGCGGAACCGATCCTGCCAACTATCCGCAGTCGCTCATGCCCTACTCCATCCACTCGTTCCACGCCAATGCAGGAAGTTCTGAAGTGGAACAGATCGGACGACGCCCTGTCGGTGACGGCATCGTGCCGTGTAACACGGGCATCATTATCGATTTCCCGAAACCGGCAACCTATCTCGTTCCGCCAGCCCTCTATGTAGGAGACGAAGGACCGATTATCGCAAGATACAACATGAGTTTGTCTGAAACAGAATTCGAGAATGTACTAACCAATAAGACGTGGGAACGGGTCGAGAATGCAGCAGCTGTTTACGGTGGCGATTGGAATGTCTATTATTGGGCAGACTTGCGCCATCCCGTATCAACAAATCCCCTCAAGTTCAAATTCTATGAGTGGGGAGACGGAGTACGGGTCGATCATATTCGTGACAGCATCAATAATCATCAATATCTCTCTTGCAAGGAATTGACATGGGAAGATTTAAAGAATGATAATATAACTTGGTACGCCTCTGAAGAGTACTGGCCCGATGTAGATCAGCTTTATCAAGACCAAGCTACCATCTCCGCGCATTTCAATGCAAACCACAATTCGGCAACCGACCACAACGTGATTATCGGAACGCCCGACCGCTATCCGCTGTTCCCTTATTGGGCAGCCAGCCCGTATCCTTCTGATGCGGCGCACGATGACCCGAATCATCCGGATGTGTCAGAGCGCTTCAGCGGTGACACGAGCGACCCGCTCAATTTCAAGTACGCAGAATATGGTCGCATGGGTACGGGATATACCGCAAGCAGCAATGGCAATTACGGACGGTTTTTCAATTTTGCCACTCAGAAAGATATTAACGGAAACGATGCTACCCTGGACAGCGATATAGAATACATCAACTTTGGTGTTTCGAAAGGTTATTTCGTTCAAGTGAAATCAGAGCCGGCGCTGGACGGCAGCCAATCAAAATGGACGCAGCCCAACCGCGCCTATTTCTCTATTAGTCGCTTCCACATGCCTCACCTCTTTGATAACACATCAGACGGTAAACTTGCTATCTTCATAGAAGGCACAGACAGCGAACCGACAGGCATCAGAACTATTGACGAAGTGACTCCGGCGACACATGCTGACGCATGGTACACGTTGCAAGGTGTCAGACTGGCAAAGAAGCCAACGACCAACGGTATCTATATACACAACGGAAAGAAAATAGTCATCAAATAA